The genomic segment AAGTGATGGTAAAAAGATGCCAATGTGCACAAAGACAATGATAGCAACTTCATTCAGGCACAAACAGAATCACCATATTTTCTCCATGTTGGTAATTTATTAGACAGCAGAATTTACTTAATAAGAAACAAGAATGAACAGAAAATGTATCAAATTCACATAATAATTAGTTAACTAGATGATAACAGCAGATTTAAGAGATAATTGTTTTACAAAAAACAAATGTACAATACTGACAACTCTTACTTTGATATGAACAACATCAAAGAAGTAACAGAAATTTTCACAAGTTCAAAGCAAGTTAGCTTTCCAGGCTAAAAATACAAGCCACTGGCATCACTGTctgatattttattcaaaattagaaGATACAAATCATTCACAACAGGTATGGATTTCCAAAGCAGAATGAAACAAAAAGTATATGATGCAAGTTAAGGTAAGTTTGACAACACAAAAAACCCCCTTCAAACTCTACATGCAGAGTTTCTAAAGACAATTCAAGGCAAATCTACCTCTACTTTCTGCAGTACCTTCAGCTTGTAGGCCTCACAATAACTACTCCCAAAGCTAAGGTTTATTTTCCTATCATTTCTTTACAAAACAAGTGAAAAAGCTAGATAATGTCTACTCCAGATTTTGTCAGCTGAGTGTGTTTGCAGAAGGTTTTTTCTCTTGAAGAGAGATCACAGTTTCAAAGGCACCAACCAATGCTTTAACCTTGCTCTTACGAGTTTCGGCTAGTTTACTTGCTGTTTCCTCAATTACATTATTGAATAGTCCCTGTGCATCTTTCTTGTCCTGCATATCTTGATGTCTTAAAATAACCTTCTCTGGAGCAGTTGCAACATCATTGCTGTCAGCACAGGTTTCGTGTCTTTCAAAGCTTTTCCGGGTGTCAACCTTAACATTGACCCTCCCACCCAACCCTTTTGCTCTCCGAAACTTAATCCTCCTTGGACTACTTATTTCAGTTTGATTTTCAACCACTTTTCCCCTTCTGAACTTCAATTTTACCATTTTGTTGTCCTTGTTTTTGGAATATGCCACCCCATTCTTTGTGCTCTTGCTTTTCCTCTCGTCTTCCAATGTCTTCTCCTTTTCTATGCATTCAACTTCATGGTTTCCTGAGAAAGAATCCTGCTCATATTCACTAGTTGTATATTCAGATTCCTCTTGGTCTCCTTCGGAAAAGGATTTGGAAATTGAGGATATTGATGACTTAGGTGATAACAACTGAGGGACGTATGATTCATCATCATAGTTTTCATTCTGATCAGATTGCAAAGGTTTGTTTTCACTTTCCATCTTAATGACATACAAAGTCTTTTCCTCTACCTCGTTGTTGTCGTCTTCCTTGTGCTCAACCCTTTTGGCAGTCTGCTGATGCTTAAGGTTAGATGCAATTTTCAGGCTCTTCAGCTTTCTTGAATTTACACTTGCAACTCTTCTGAGGGAAGCTCTGGGGGATAACAAAGCCTTCTGAGGTGCAATCAGTTTTTTTGAACCTTCTTTGGAGGACGTGGCCCCCTTTTCCAACTTGATCTTATTATGTATTTGGCCATCGTTGCCATCTGAGGTATTCATAGAAGATATTCGCTTCTTTCTAGCACTGCTTAAATTTAAAGAAGGCACACGTTTTTCAAATGACTTTGCTTCTTTACCTTTGAGAGAAGATAACTGTGAAGTTTTCACCGCATAGGAAGATGGTTTTGATGAAGTTTTGACCTTGGAGATTGGTTTTGATGGATTCCCCATCTCATTGAAAGTAGGTTTTAATGGAGAGTCCATCTTATTGGCCATTGATTCTGATGGAACTTCCACCTTCTTGGAAGTTGATTTTGATGGAGCTTCCACTTTCCTAGAAGTTGGTTTTGATGGAGAATCCACTTTCCTAGATGTTGATTTTGATGGAGTTCCAACCTTTTTGGAAGCAGACTTTGATGGAGATTGGACCTCCTTCATTGAAGaaatttcttgttttgttgaaGGAGATGTAAGGGACCTCACTACTGATGGTTTAACCTTGGCCAACCACAATTTTCTCTGGTTCACAATAACTTCGTTTCCTGATTCCTTTGGGCTGTCAAATGACTTTGTTATCAGCTTCTCCTTAGAAGTGGCTGATGTATCAGAAATCATCTTAGAATCAACTGATTCTTTCAGTTTTCTTGTTGACACCTTT from the Vigna angularis cultivar LongXiaoDou No.4 chromosome 3, ASM1680809v1, whole genome shotgun sequence genome contains:
- the LOC108324024 gene encoding uncharacterized protein LOC108324024, with amino-acid sequence MANESGELPATPEVTNSPVVEKRRHLPDKASSGSSVEKVVPNYLRASTGSCHDFCKYGKKHEQEMKERRSIPYRARRKQLHQSLEGGVGGITAISVARLSASVDSKLTKVSTRKLKESVDSKMISDTSATSKEKLITKSFDSPKESGNEVIVNQRKLWLAKVKPSVVRSLTSPSTKQEISSMKEVQSPSKSASKKVGTPSKSTSRKVDSPSKPTSRKVEAPSKSTSKKVEVPSESMANKMDSPLKPTFNEMGNPSKPISKVKTSSKPSSYAVKTSQLSSLKGKEAKSFEKRVPSLNLSSARKKRISSMNTSDGNDGQIHNKIKLEKGATSSKEGSKKLIAPQKALLSPRASLRRVASVNSRKLKSLKIASNLKHQQTAKRVEHKEDDNNEVEEKTLYVIKMESENKPLQSDQNENYDDESYVPQLLSPKSSISSISKSFSEGDQEESEYTTSEYEQDSFSGNHEVECIEKEKTLEDERKSKSTKNGVAYSKNKDNKMVKLKFRRGKVVENQTEISSPRRIKFRRAKGLGGRVNVKVDTRKSFERHETCADSNDVATAPEKVILRHQDMQDKKDAQGLFNNVIEETASKLAETRKSKVKALVGAFETVISLQEKKPSANTLS